Proteins found in one Arachis stenosperma cultivar V10309 chromosome 8, arast.V10309.gnm1.PFL2, whole genome shotgun sequence genomic segment:
- the LOC130945376 gene encoding pollen-specific leucine-rich repeat extensin-like protein 2: MEKLLDIMFHHGGTFKKNADGKLVYSPDNKACLGDLDEDRLDVFFIRNYFKELGYDKVIECWWLVPERSLEVGLRALTTDDELREMCFHAQMNDGLVDVYFEHGVSTPELLEGKEDVLCLDYIQQEEPGGELNKKNTLEETLNEMPHDKADPDPEPPTPIPIPNSPTAIPVPANTPIRKPMHDDTKSMADHENPKLHHISNPKPTTKSNTTPTVNQNPKPKQNQKPKKTQPKPKPNITSKTKPKFNPPKRITRSQARGQWSANKGKQTFHVDLTGNRSSSDERSSEDESYVPIQEASSSSDDELLKQPIRKEVKKVQKASAMAKGKEKLYKDTIMQDDDAIVADLSDIVSPRLLTSNGNQESSQPKEEMTLMRGHTKRGCKQKRADELAAALAAAAAAVATSKDKATATGSTPAPEATNSINPATSAADIPPPVSGPQAEEVELSQPSYGRTQDEAPPPPATRPPKLPTKRKTTPQPVTSSVDPMQGATAATASRLERFMKMVPTPQFKAPRKKNP, translated from the exons ATGGAGAAGTTGCTGGATATAATGTTCCATCATGGTGGAACGTTTAAGAAGAATGCTGATGGAAAGTTGGTTTACTCACCTGACAATAAAGCTTGCTTAGGTGATTTAGATGAGGATAGACTTGATGTCTTCTTCATCAGGAACTATTTCAAGGAGTTGGGATATGACAAGGTAATTGAGTGTTGGTGGCTGGTTCCGGAGAGGAGCTTGGAGGTTGGATTGAGAGCTCTAACCACTGATGATGAATTAAGGGAGATGTGCTTCCATGCACAGATGAATGATGGCCTAGTAGATGTTTATTTCGAACATGGAGTTTCGACACCCGAACTGTTGGAGGGGAAAGAAGATGTGCTGTGTCTGGATTATATTCAACAAGAGGAGCCTGGTGGTGAGTTAAACAAGAAGAACACCCTTGAGGAAACCTTAAATGAAATGCCACATGATAAAGCTGATCCTGACCCAGAACCTCCTACCCCAATCCCCATTCCAAACAGTCCAACTGCAATCCCAGTTCCTGCTAACACTCCCATCAGAAAACCTATGCATGATGACACCAAGTCCATGGCTGATCATGAGAACCCCAAACTCCATCATATATCCAACCCAAAACCCACTACAAAATCCAATACAACCCCAACGGTCAATCAGAATCCAAAACCCAAACAGAACCAGAAGCCCAAGAAGACTCAACCAAAGCCCAAGCCCAATATTACTTCCAAAACCAAGCCCAAATTTAACCCACCTAAAAGAATCACAAGATCTCAGGCAAGGGGACAGTGGAGTGCTAACAAAGGGAAGCAAACTTTTCATGTGGATTTAACTGGAAACAGATCCAGCAGTGATGAAAGGAGTTCAGAGGATGAGTCTTATGTCCCTATCCAGGAGGCCAGCTCTAGTAGTGATGATGAATTGCTTAAACAACCAATTAGGAAAGAGGTCAAGAAGGTTCAGAAGGCCTCAGCCATGGCCAAGGGAAAGGAAAAGTTGTATAAAGACACTATTATGCAAGATGATGATGCAATTGTGGCAGACTTATCTGATATAGTAAGCCCCAGGCTCCTAACATCAAACGGAAACCAGGAAAGCTCACAACCAAAAGAAGAAATGACGCTGATGAGG GGCCACACCAAGAGGGGATGCAAACAAAAGAGAGCTGATGAGCTTGCTGCTGCTCTTGCGGCAGCAGCAGCAGCTGTGGCAACTTCAAAGGACAAAGCTACTGCTACTGGGAGTACACCTGCACCTGAAGCAACCAACAGTATCAATCCGGCAACATCGGCAGCTGACATTCCACCCCCAGTGTCTGGACCGCAAGCTGAAGAGGTTGAATTATCCCAACCAAGCTATGGTAGAACACAAGATGAG gcaccaccaccaccagcaACAAGGCCACCTAAGTTACCAACTAAACGGAAGACCACACCACAACCAGTAACTTCTTCTGTCGATCCCATGCAAGGAGCAACTGCAGCCACAGCTTCAAGGTTGGAAAGGTTCATGAAGATGGTTCCAACACCTCAGTTCAAGGCACCAAGGAAGAAAAACCCTTGA